Proteins found in one Amycolatopsis aidingensis genomic segment:
- the fabG gene encoding 3-oxoacyl-ACP reductase FabG, which yields MSESPSRVAIVTGAGRGIGAAVARRLAADGFAVGLLDLDEASCTRGAGAITAEGGRALGVSLDVSDTEQVEAAVTRVAEELGPPTVLINNAGITRDNLLFKMTDQDWDSVLGVHLRGSFLMSRAVQKYMTEQGWGRIVNLSSTSALGNRGQANYSTAKAGMQGLTKTLAIELGKFGVTVNAIAPGFIATEMTAATAERIGMSFEDMQQAAAQEIPVRRVGQPEDIANMAAFFVSDQASFVSGQVIYVAGGPKA from the coding sequence GTGTCCGAATCACCATCCAGGGTCGCGATCGTCACCGGGGCAGGCAGGGGAATCGGCGCGGCCGTCGCCAGGCGCCTCGCCGCCGACGGGTTCGCCGTCGGCCTGCTCGACCTGGACGAGGCAAGCTGCACCCGGGGCGCGGGGGCCATCACCGCCGAGGGCGGGCGCGCGCTCGGCGTCAGCCTGGACGTGAGCGACACCGAGCAGGTGGAGGCCGCGGTCACCAGGGTGGCCGAGGAGCTGGGCCCGCCCACCGTCCTGATCAACAACGCCGGCATCACCAGGGACAACCTGTTGTTCAAGATGACCGACCAGGACTGGGACTCGGTGCTCGGTGTGCACCTGCGGGGGTCCTTCCTGATGAGCCGCGCGGTGCAGAAGTACATGACCGAGCAGGGCTGGGGCCGGATCGTGAACCTGTCCAGCACCTCGGCGCTCGGCAACCGCGGCCAGGCCAACTACTCCACCGCGAAGGCCGGGATGCAGGGCCTGACCAAGACGCTGGCCATCGAGCTGGGCAAGTTCGGGGTCACGGTGAACGCGATCGCCCCCGGCTTCATCGCCACCGAGATGACCGCGGCCACCGCGGAGCGCATCGGCATGTCCTTCGAGGACATGCAGCAGGCGGCCGCGCAGGAGATCCCGGTCCGGCGGGTCGGCCAGCCGGAGGACATCGCCAACATGGCCGCCTTCTTCGTCAGCGACCAGGCGTCCTTCGTCTCCGGCCAGGTCATCTACGTGGCCGGCGGGCCGAAGGCCTGA
- a CDS encoding J domain-containing protein, whose product MDGVDYYELLGVGRDASPAEIKSAYRLLARTMHPDAGGTAGTFRLLREAYETLNDPRLRAEYDEGGTDVEEEPAPPAQPPVPRTRRPGSARPRPGGRTRSFGEDPGFAAPAPRMAPQTIPWWDRVHADQPILCVPRRGPGHAPGLGALAGAALLLLALPLGVLSGPVLIVWLVLLAAALGALVTLSRRYRATARADRAFTAEFGGTQVHGRAGQEEDELGERLTEDLLSRYLTRMPGARVFHGLAWPDSVFADVHHAVLCGRRLVLIESKLWLPGHYTADPDGTLWRNGNRFRGGGSRLAESVAAYQQLLPEVEVRGVLIVYPSRWGEVTTGDTTGVPVPPMTPEQFVREVGDWLAVDPCTVDRDVVRTVHRQVVSC is encoded by the coding sequence GTGGACGGGGTCGACTACTACGAGTTGCTCGGCGTGGGGCGAGATGCTTCCCCGGCCGAGATCAAGTCGGCGTACCGGCTGCTCGCCAGGACCATGCACCCCGACGCGGGCGGCACCGCCGGAACCTTCCGTCTGCTCCGGGAGGCCTACGAGACGCTCAACGACCCGCGGCTGCGGGCGGAGTACGACGAGGGCGGGACCGACGTCGAGGAGGAACCCGCTCCCCCGGCGCAGCCTCCGGTGCCGCGGACGCGCCGACCCGGGTCCGCCCGGCCCCGTCCCGGCGGGCGGACCCGCAGCTTCGGCGAGGATCCCGGGTTCGCCGCACCGGCGCCGCGGATGGCGCCGCAGACCATTCCGTGGTGGGACCGGGTACACGCGGACCAGCCCATCCTGTGCGTGCCGCGGCGCGGGCCGGGACACGCGCCCGGGCTGGGCGCGCTCGCCGGGGCGGCCCTGCTGCTGCTCGCGCTACCGCTGGGCGTGCTCTCCGGACCGGTGCTGATCGTGTGGCTGGTACTGCTGGCTGCCGCGCTGGGCGCACTGGTGACGCTGTCCCGGCGCTATCGGGCGACCGCACGGGCCGACCGCGCGTTCACCGCGGAGTTCGGCGGCACCCAGGTGCACGGCCGCGCCGGGCAGGAGGAGGACGAGCTGGGCGAACGGCTCACCGAGGACCTGCTCTCCCGCTACCTCACCCGGATGCCGGGAGCCAGGGTGTTCCACGGCCTCGCCTGGCCGGACTCGGTGTTCGCCGATGTGCACCACGCCGTGCTGTGCGGACGGCGGCTGGTGCTGATCGAGTCGAAACTGTGGCTGCCGGGGCACTACACGGCCGACCCGGACGGCACCCTGTGGCGCAACGGCAACCGGTTCCGCGGCGGCGGCAGCAGGCTGGCCGAGAGCGTCGCCGCGTACCAGCAACTGCTGCCCGAGGTGGAGGTGCGCGGGGTACTGATCGTGTACCCGAGCCGGTGGGGCGAGGTGACCACCGGCGACACCACCGGGGTGCCGGTCCCGCCGATGACCCCGGAGCAGTTCGTCCGCGAGGTCGGCGACTGGCTGGCCGTGGATCCCTGCACCGTGGACCGCGATGTCGTGCGCACGGTGCACCGCCAGGTGGTCTCCTGCTAG
- a CDS encoding helix-turn-helix domain-containing protein, translating into MTEGRSLAQKLDHLLTVVHPADRGPYSYEEVAQAIKAKDGPTISAAYIWQLRKGLRDNPTKHHLEALADFFGVPVAYFFDDEQAQLIDGEIEVLQAMRDAEVRDVALRTMKLSPEARRSVVNIISELGRYEDRSGRPRRRKKGSSAAAETDDA; encoded by the coding sequence ATGACTGAGGGGCGATCGCTCGCGCAGAAGCTCGATCACCTGCTCACGGTGGTGCATCCGGCCGACCGTGGCCCGTACAGCTACGAGGAGGTCGCGCAGGCGATCAAGGCCAAGGACGGCCCGACCATCTCGGCCGCCTACATCTGGCAGCTGCGCAAGGGCCTGCGGGACAACCCGACCAAGCACCATCTCGAGGCGCTCGCCGACTTCTTCGGCGTCCCGGTGGCCTACTTCTTCGACGACGAGCAGGCCCAGCTGATCGACGGCGAGATCGAGGTCCTGCAGGCGATGCGGGACGCCGAGGTGCGCGATGTCGCCCTGCGGACGATGAAGCTGAGCCCGGAGGCACGCCGCTCGGTGGTCAACATCATCAGCGAGCTCGGCCGCTACGAGGATCGCTCCGGCCGCCCCCGCCGCCGGAAGAAGGGTAGTAGTGCCGCCGCGGAGACGGACGACGCGTGA
- a CDS encoding MAB_1171c family putative transporter → MISILFILVALIAFLLAALAFLRRRRGPRKPTQVPMIVILLALGAAFFFLAPAVQAVESRIIPSLGRLLSNLCTLTAAYGFLTLMRYVSHPPAQARAHSRWRLGALLVALAVLVVTFLLSRVPEGTGIFTGLYREQPTLAVYTLVYSAYLGVALVDLGWLGVGTIRHARGYLRAGMILVFAGCLLGLAYVGQKVVSVLGEVFGAGTPAEALCAGPFSTVGCTFAVGMPALSVLAIILGAAVPALGPRVTGLLRWPGRWRAYRRLHPLWQALYQAAPEIALTSPQAVQGDAPPHDIGFRLYRRVIEIRDGLLILAPYRDQERTAAHRRSAEAAGLTGADLDAAVEAADIAEALRRKQAGLPATGEDARREPAVESDLAAETAWLTRVARAFGTAGRSDRAATPG, encoded by the coding sequence ATGATCAGCATACTCTTCATCCTGGTCGCGCTCATTGCTTTCCTGCTCGCCGCGCTGGCGTTCCTGCGGCGCAGGCGCGGGCCGCGCAAGCCGACCCAGGTGCCGATGATCGTGATCCTGCTCGCACTGGGGGCGGCGTTCTTCTTCCTGGCGCCCGCGGTGCAGGCGGTGGAGAGCCGGATCATCCCGAGCCTCGGCAGGCTGCTGTCCAACCTCTGCACGCTGACCGCCGCCTACGGCTTCCTCACCCTGATGCGCTACGTCAGCCATCCGCCCGCGCAGGCCAGGGCGCACTCGCGGTGGCGGCTGGGCGCACTACTGGTCGCGCTCGCGGTGCTGGTCGTGACCTTCCTGCTGAGCCGGGTCCCGGAGGGGACCGGGATCTTCACCGGGCTCTACCGCGAGCAACCGACCCTCGCGGTGTACACATTGGTTTATTCGGCCTATCTCGGTGTGGCGCTGGTGGATCTCGGCTGGCTCGGGGTGGGGACCATCCGGCACGCGCGCGGGTACCTGCGGGCAGGCATGATCCTGGTGTTCGCCGGTTGCCTGCTCGGCCTGGCGTACGTGGGGCAGAAGGTGGTCAGCGTGCTCGGCGAGGTGTTCGGCGCCGGGACGCCGGCCGAGGCGCTGTGCGCGGGCCCGTTCTCCACCGTGGGCTGCACCTTCGCGGTGGGCATGCCCGCGTTGTCCGTGCTGGCCATCATCCTCGGCGCCGCCGTTCCCGCGCTCGGCCCACGGGTCACGGGCCTGCTGCGCTGGCCGGGGCGGTGGCGCGCCTACCGGCGGCTGCATCCGCTGTGGCAGGCGCTGTATCAGGCCGCGCCGGAGATCGCGCTGACCTCTCCGCAGGCCGTGCAGGGCGACGCGCCGCCGCACGACATCGGGTTCCGGCTCTACCGCAGGGTCATCGAGATCCGGGACGGGCTGCTGATCCTCGCGCCGTACCGCGACCAGGAACGCACCGCCGCGCATCGCCGGTCCGCGGAGGCCGCCGGGTTGACCGGCGCTGACCTGGACGCGGCCGTCGAGGCGGCGGATATCGCGGAGGCCCTGCGACGCAAGCAGGCCGGCCTGCCCGCCACCGGGGAGGACGCGCGGCGGGAGCCTGCGGTGGAGTCGGACCTGGCGGCCGAGACGGCATGGCTGACCCGCGTCGCGAGAGCCTTCGGCACGGCCGGACGTTCCGACCGGGCCGCCACCCCCGGCTAG
- a CDS encoding amidase translates to MSSAAVVEAALARIRQYNGELGALVSLDEEGARSAAAAADEALAAGHRVGPLHGVPMTLKDGHDIAGLRTTAGTTVLDRVPEEDGTVAARLRQAGAILLGHSNVPPWLADYETANPIFGRTANPWDPTRTPGGSSGGAAAALSAGLVPLEIGSDLAGSARLPASFCGIYGLKTTEHRVPLTGFLREPDGIPRTVRIASCIGPLGRDLDDLRLALNLIAGPDGRDSDVPPVPLAASPERPLSDLRLAVAPTVPGAPIAPDVRERVERVARDAAKAGARVDHLLPELDWDAQQTLFADLFTALIGAALDEIPVRDEQRTLRWYFRALERRDAYIARWETFFTGVDALLVPAAASTAFPHQQGRSGNGDDAMTVLGYPEHERVLAFANLADLPALAVPAGTSELVGLPIGVQLIGPRWSEQRLIGIAGALERAEVLPGFQAPPMTGPVSVS, encoded by the coding sequence GTGAGCTCCGCCGCCGTCGTCGAGGCCGCCCTGGCACGCATCCGGCAGTACAACGGCGAACTCGGGGCACTCGTCTCCCTCGACGAGGAGGGTGCGCGGTCGGCGGCCGCGGCCGCCGACGAAGCACTGGCGGCGGGACATCGGGTGGGGCCGCTGCACGGCGTGCCGATGACGCTCAAGGACGGCCATGACATCGCGGGGCTGCGCACCACGGCCGGCACCACGGTCCTCGACCGCGTTCCGGAGGAGGACGGTACCGTGGCCGCGCGCCTGCGGCAGGCCGGTGCGATCCTGCTCGGACACAGCAACGTGCCGCCGTGGCTCGCCGACTACGAAACCGCCAACCCGATCTTCGGGCGCACGGCGAACCCCTGGGACCCCACCCGCACCCCTGGCGGCTCCAGCGGCGGGGCGGCCGCGGCACTGAGCGCAGGCCTTGTGCCCCTCGAGATCGGCTCCGACCTCGCCGGTTCGGCACGGCTGCCGGCCTCGTTCTGCGGAATCTACGGGTTGAAGACGACCGAGCATCGCGTACCGCTGACCGGCTTCCTGCGCGAACCGGACGGGATTCCCCGGACGGTGCGGATCGCCTCCTGCATCGGTCCGCTCGGACGCGACCTCGATGACCTCCGGCTCGCCCTGAACCTGATCGCAGGCCCCGACGGCAGGGACAGCGACGTGCCGCCGGTGCCCCTGGCCGCGTCGCCGGAGCGCCCGCTGTCCGACCTGCGGCTGGCGGTCGCGCCGACCGTGCCCGGCGCGCCCATCGCCCCGGACGTACGCGAGCGGGTGGAGCGGGTGGCCAGGGACGCCGCGAAGGCAGGGGCACGGGTCGACCACCTCCTACCGGAACTGGACTGGGACGCCCAGCAGACGCTCTTCGCGGACCTGTTCACCGCGCTCATCGGTGCCGCGCTGGACGAGATCCCCGTGCGGGACGAGCAGCGCACCCTACGGTGGTACTTCAGGGCACTCGAGCGGCGCGACGCGTACATCGCGCGCTGGGAAACGTTCTTCACCGGTGTCGACGCACTCCTGGTGCCAGCCGCCGCGTCCACCGCGTTCCCGCATCAGCAGGGCCGCAGCGGGAACGGGGACGACGCGATGACCGTGCTCGGCTACCCCGAGCACGAACGCGTCCTGGCATTCGCCAACCTGGCGGACCTGCCCGCGCTGGCCGTTCCGGCCGGGACCAGCGAGCTGGTCGGGCTGCCCATCGGGGTGCAGCTCATCGGCCCCAGGTGGTCGGAGCAGCGGCTGATCGGGATCGCCGGCGCCCTGGAACGCGCGGAGGTACTGCCAGGATTCCAGGCGCCACCGATGACCGGGCCGGTAAGCGTGAGCTAG
- a CDS encoding 2'-5' RNA ligase family protein → MPQPGKSAVVIPVPAADPLLDSVRQRHPGIVRDVPAHLSVLYPFLTAEELDAEAVGTLESICAAHPPAEIGFTSCAREPGFVYLPPEPPAAVRELSTAVRRHWPGLLPYDGAFGDPPPHLTVAMGIDEPVAGEIEGQVGRHLPVHTRLEEAWLVVFTDHWSIRARFPFAAR, encoded by the coding sequence ATGCCGCAACCAGGCAAGAGCGCCGTGGTGATCCCGGTGCCCGCCGCCGACCCGTTGCTGGACTCCGTGCGGCAACGGCACCCCGGGATCGTCCGGGACGTGCCTGCCCACCTTTCCGTGCTGTATCCGTTCCTGACCGCGGAGGAGCTCGACGCGGAGGCGGTCGGCACGCTGGAGTCGATCTGCGCCGCACACCCGCCCGCCGAGATCGGCTTCACCAGCTGCGCACGGGAACCCGGCTTCGTGTACCTGCCGCCCGAACCACCGGCCGCCGTCCGGGAACTGTCCACCGCGGTGCGGCGGCACTGGCCCGGCCTGCTGCCCTACGACGGCGCCTTCGGCGACCCGCCGCCACACCTGACCGTGGCGATGGGCATCGACGAACCGGTGGCCGGGGAGATCGAGGGGCAGGTCGGGCGGCACCTGCCCGTGCACACCCGGCTCGAGGAGGCCTGGCTCGTGGTGTTCACCGACCACTGGTCGATACGGGCCCGGTTCCCCTTCGCCGCCCGGTAG
- a CDS encoding alpha-ketoglutarate-dependent dioxygenase AlkB family protein produces MPPALQGSLFDGAAATGLGALDTARRTVLGDGAWIDLLPGWLTGADALFDTLVRQVPWYAERRRMYDRVVSVPRLLCFYGEDDPLPDPMLAAAMTALSGWYAAELGEPFRTAGLCYYRDGRDSVAWHGDTIGRGGTEDTMVAILSLGAPRALLLRPRGGGGRTVRHALGHGDLIVMGGSCQRTWEHAIPKTNRPVGPRISVQFRPRGVR; encoded by the coding sequence ATGCCACCCGCACTGCAAGGTTCGCTCTTCGACGGGGCCGCGGCCACCGGGCTGGGTGCGCTGGACACCGCCCGGCGCACCGTGCTCGGCGATGGTGCCTGGATCGACCTGCTGCCCGGCTGGCTGACCGGGGCGGACGCGCTGTTCGACACACTGGTGCGGCAGGTGCCGTGGTATGCCGAACGCCGCCGGATGTACGACCGGGTGGTGTCGGTGCCGCGGCTGCTGTGCTTCTACGGCGAGGACGACCCACTGCCGGACCCGATGCTCGCCGCGGCCATGACCGCGCTGAGCGGCTGGTACGCCGCCGAGCTCGGCGAGCCGTTCCGCACCGCGGGGCTGTGCTATTACCGGGACGGGCGGGACAGCGTCGCCTGGCACGGGGACACCATCGGGCGGGGCGGCACCGAGGACACCATGGTGGCGATCCTGTCGCTCGGCGCCCCACGGGCGCTGCTGCTGCGCCCGCGCGGGGGCGGCGGCCGCACGGTGCGGCACGCCCTCGGGCACGGGGACCTGATCGTGATGGGCGGCTCCTGCCAGCGCACCTGGGAACATGCCATCCCCAAGACGAATCGGCCGGTCGGGCCGCGGATCAGCGTCCAGTTCCGGCCGCGCGGGGTGCGCTGA
- the recQ gene encoding DNA helicase RecQ, whose translation MTSPGTAPATSDATQVLRRVFGYDSFRGQQQDIIEHVVAGGDALVLMPTGGGKSLCYQIPALVRDGVGIVVSPLIALMQDQVDALADLGVRAGFLNSTQDPDERRMVEAQFLAGELDLLYLAPERLLLEATLNLLDRGTVALFAIDEAHCVSQWGHDFRRDYLQLSTVHERWPSVPRIALTATATKATHAEIATRLNLEQARHFVASFDRPNIQYRIVPKNEPKRQLLHLLRTEHAGDAGIVYCLSKASVDKTAEFLVSNGIEALPYHAGMDKSDRAANQARFLREDGLVIVATIAFGMGIDKPDVRFVAHLDLPKSVEGYYQESGRAGRDGLPATAWLAYGLQDVVQQRKLIDISEGDAAHKRRLATHLDAMLALCETVECRRVQLLAYFGQDGSPCGNCDTCLTPPESWDGTVAAQKLLSTVFRLERERRQKFGAGQVIDILLGKQTPKVTQHRHDQLTVFGIGTELHESEWRGVVRQLLAQRLLAVEGDYGTLVLTEASGEVLGRRREVLLRREPRPAPGSGSATGAAKSRKATPAELPEHAAEVFERLRAWRAATAKEQGVPAYVIFHDATLRQIATDAPATLAELGAVSGVGESKLAKYGQQILDTLTAE comes from the coding sequence GTGACTTCACCCGGCACCGCGCCAGCCACCAGCGACGCCACCCAGGTCCTGCGGCGTGTCTTCGGTTACGACTCCTTCCGGGGGCAGCAGCAGGACATCATCGAGCATGTGGTGGCGGGCGGCGACGCGCTGGTCCTGATGCCGACCGGTGGCGGCAAGTCGCTCTGTTATCAGATTCCGGCGCTGGTGCGGGACGGGGTCGGCATCGTGGTCTCCCCGCTGATCGCGCTGATGCAGGACCAGGTCGACGCGCTGGCCGACCTCGGCGTGCGGGCCGGGTTCCTGAACTCGACGCAGGACCCGGACGAGCGCAGGATGGTCGAGGCCCAGTTCCTCGCCGGAGAGCTGGACCTGCTGTACCTTGCGCCGGAACGGCTGCTGCTGGAAGCCACGCTGAACCTGCTGGACCGGGGCACGGTGGCGTTGTTCGCGATCGACGAGGCGCACTGCGTCTCCCAGTGGGGGCACGACTTCCGCCGGGACTACCTGCAACTGTCCACAGTGCACGAGCGCTGGCCATCGGTGCCGCGAATCGCGCTGACCGCGACGGCGACCAAGGCCACCCATGCGGAGATCGCCACCCGGCTGAACCTGGAGCAGGCGCGGCACTTCGTGGCCAGCTTCGACCGGCCGAACATCCAGTACCGGATCGTGCCGAAGAACGAGCCGAAGCGCCAGCTGCTGCACCTGCTGCGTACCGAACACGCCGGGGACGCGGGCATCGTCTACTGCCTCTCCAAGGCCTCGGTGGACAAGACCGCCGAGTTCCTTGTGTCCAACGGGATCGAGGCGCTGCCCTACCACGCGGGGATGGACAAGTCCGACCGCGCCGCCAACCAGGCCCGGTTCCTGCGCGAGGACGGCCTGGTCATCGTCGCCACGATCGCCTTCGGCATGGGCATCGACAAGCCGGACGTACGCTTCGTCGCCCATCTTGACCTGCCCAAGTCGGTGGAGGGGTACTACCAGGAGAGCGGGCGAGCGGGCCGGGACGGCCTGCCGGCGACCGCCTGGCTGGCGTACGGGCTGCAGGACGTGGTGCAGCAGCGCAAGCTGATCGACATCTCCGAGGGCGACGCGGCGCACAAGCGCAGGCTGGCCACCCACCTGGACGCCATGCTGGCGCTGTGCGAGACCGTGGAGTGCCGCCGGGTGCAGCTGCTGGCCTACTTCGGCCAGGACGGCAGCCCGTGCGGCAACTGCGACACCTGCCTTACCCCGCCGGAGTCCTGGGACGGCACGGTCGCCGCGCAGAAGCTGCTGTCCACGGTGTTCCGGCTGGAGCGGGAGCGGCGGCAGAAGTTCGGCGCCGGCCAGGTCATCGACATCCTGCTCGGCAAGCAGACCCCGAAGGTCACCCAGCACCGGCACGACCAGCTGACCGTGTTCGGCATCGGCACCGAGCTGCACGAGAGCGAGTGGCGCGGGGTGGTGCGGCAGCTGCTGGCACAGCGGCTGCTCGCGGTGGAGGGCGACTACGGCACGCTGGTCCTCACCGAGGCCAGCGGCGAGGTGCTCGGCAGGCGGCGGGAGGTGCTGCTGCGGCGCGAGCCGCGGCCCGCGCCCGGCAGTGGCTCCGCCACGGGCGCGGCGAAGTCCCGCAAGGCCACGCCCGCCGAGCTGCCCGAGCACGCCGCGGAGGTGTTCGAGCGGCTGCGGGCCTGGCGGGCGGCCACCGCCAAGGAGCAGGGGGTGCCCGCGTACGTGATCTTCCACGACGCCACCCTGCGGCAGATCGCCACCGACGCGCCCGCAACGCTGGCCGAGCTCGGCGCGGTCAGCGGAGTCGGCGAGAGCAAGCTGGCCAAGTACGGGCAGCAGATCCTGGACACGCTCACCGCCGAGTAG
- a CDS encoding sugar ABC transporter ATP-binding protein has product MSVLDVHGVTKTYGGVRALQEAGIRVHGGSVHALLGENGAGKSTLIKIITGAVRPDGGSLTLEGREMSFASTAEAAAHGVAAVSQELNLFPDLDLLANLYPMREARRGPLLDRAAMLARARPVLDQLGLDVDHRQPVGQLSLAQRQLVEIARALLTDPKVLILDEPTSALEAASTERLLGILRALRDRQVAVVFVSHLLEEVMAVCDEITVLREGSTVLAGVPRAELELSDVVTAMLGREHQQQRPPARTAPAHPGSAQGTLRFEEVTVPGRLSGVSFAAEPGEVVGLAGLVGSGHTTVLEVVAGLRRAEAGRVRMPGGAPAPRRLRAAIDAGVALVSGDRRRLGLMLDKPMWENIAQIRSVALARDGALVRAGPLRSRAAALAERLRIRAPHPDVSCGMLSGGNQQKVVLAKWLEARPKVILLDDPTRGVGIGSKEDIYTLLRSEVDEATIMLLCSTDLDEFPLLCDRVLVFHRNRLCATLRGAEITPHAVLHAMNTGEGRLVESPG; this is encoded by the coding sequence ATGAGTGTGCTCGACGTGCACGGCGTCACCAAGACCTACGGTGGCGTACGTGCCCTGCAGGAGGCCGGTATCCGGGTACACGGCGGTTCGGTGCACGCGCTGCTCGGGGAGAACGGCGCAGGCAAGTCCACCCTGATCAAGATCATCACGGGTGCGGTCCGGCCGGACGGTGGTTCCCTCACCCTGGAAGGGCGGGAGATGTCCTTCGCCTCCACCGCCGAGGCGGCCGCGCACGGGGTGGCCGCGGTGTCCCAGGAACTCAACCTGTTCCCGGATCTGGACCTGCTTGCCAACCTCTACCCGATGCGGGAGGCCCGCCGGGGGCCGCTGCTGGACCGGGCCGCCATGCTCGCGCGGGCCCGGCCCGTGCTGGACCAGCTCGGCCTCGATGTCGACCATCGGCAGCCGGTGGGGCAGCTGTCCCTGGCGCAGCGGCAGCTGGTGGAGATCGCCAGGGCACTGCTCACCGACCCGAAGGTGCTGATCCTGGACGAGCCGACCTCGGCCCTGGAGGCGGCCAGCACCGAACGCCTGCTCGGCATCCTGCGGGCGCTGCGCGACCGGCAGGTGGCCGTGGTGTTCGTCTCGCACCTGCTGGAAGAGGTCATGGCCGTGTGCGACGAGATCACCGTGCTGCGCGAGGGCAGCACGGTGCTGGCCGGGGTGCCGCGGGCCGAGCTGGAACTCTCCGACGTGGTGACCGCCATGCTGGGCCGCGAGCACCAGCAGCAACGGCCACCCGCGCGCACCGCGCCCGCACACCCCGGCAGTGCACAAGGGACACTCCGGTTCGAGGAGGTCACCGTGCCGGGGCGGCTGTCCGGCGTCAGCTTCGCCGCCGAGCCCGGCGAGGTGGTCGGCCTCGCCGGGCTGGTCGGCTCCGGGCACACCACGGTGCTCGAGGTGGTCGCCGGGCTGCGCAGGGCCGAGGCAGGCCGGGTGCGAATGCCGGGTGGCGCGCCCGCCCCGCGCAGGCTACGGGCCGCGATCGACGCTGGGGTGGCACTGGTGTCCGGGGACCGGCGCAGGCTCGGCCTGATGCTGGACAAGCCGATGTGGGAGAACATCGCGCAGATCCGCTCCGTGGCGCTGGCAAGGGACGGCGCGCTGGTCCGGGCAGGCCCGCTGCGCAGCAGGGCCGCCGCACTGGCCGAGCGGCTGCGGATCCGGGCCCCGCACCCTGACGTCAGCTGCGGGATGCTCTCCGGCGGCAACCAGCAGAAGGTGGTGCTGGCCAAGTGGCTGGAGGCGCGGCCGAAGGTGATCCTGCTGGACGACCCGACCCGCGGAGTCGGCATCGGCAGCAAGGAGGACATCTACACGCTGCTGCGTTCCGAGGTCGACGAGGCCACGATCATGCTGCTGTGCTCGACGGACCTCGACGAGTTCCCGCTGCTGTGCGACCGGGTGCTGGTGTTCCATCGCAACCGGCTGTGCGCCACTCTGCGCGGCGCGGAGATCACCCCGCACGCGGTACTGCACGCGATGAACACCGGTGAGGGGCGGCTCGTAGAATCGCCAGGGTGA
- a CDS encoding sugar ABC transporter substrate-binding protein, with the protein MVVPSQQPRRRAARLAAAACALLLVACQSPSEGAGGQEGTLKLAFSYASTSQNPFQEMAFGAQAAAADAGEVELTANAPSSIDGPAQVSQFQSAIRTSADGIALQTLTPDLFVRPLRQAKDADVPVVAVDTVPPEGTDVGLYVGNSNTELGRELGRELLKHIPEDAEGYVVLGNDIPGLALLEQRLAGTREVLEQERPGVSIRGPFDAGSEPSVNFNKWNDIVKAHPDAIAYIGAGASDAVSLALIQKNTGRRFLVGSCDPDPQALRGVKEGYVAALASPEHWLKGYVAVRMLAQSARTGEPLPQGWWNTGSLIINSENIDEIMARQANEASRKEWFAEEAAAQVADPQAHMRPLTEAN; encoded by the coding sequence ATGGTGGTCCCTTCGCAACAACCTCGCCGTAGGGCAGCCCGGCTGGCGGCAGCGGCCTGCGCGCTGCTGCTGGTGGCCTGCCAGTCCCCCTCCGAGGGGGCAGGCGGCCAGGAAGGCACGCTGAAGCTGGCGTTCAGCTACGCCTCGACCTCGCAGAACCCGTTCCAGGAAATGGCTTTCGGCGCGCAGGCCGCCGCGGCCGATGCCGGGGAGGTCGAGCTGACCGCGAACGCCCCGTCCAGCATCGACGGTCCGGCGCAGGTCTCGCAGTTCCAGTCGGCCATCCGCACCTCCGCCGACGGGATCGCACTGCAGACCCTCACCCCGGACCTGTTCGTGCGGCCGTTGCGGCAGGCCAAGGACGCCGATGTCCCGGTGGTGGCGGTGGACACCGTGCCCCCCGAGGGCACCGACGTCGGGCTCTACGTCGGCAACAGCAACACCGAGCTGGGCCGGGAGCTTGGCAGGGAACTGCTCAAGCACATTCCCGAGGACGCGGAAGGCTACGTGGTGCTCGGCAACGACATTCCCGGGCTGGCGCTGCTGGAGCAACGGCTGGCCGGCACCAGGGAGGTACTGGAGCAGGAGCGTCCCGGGGTGAGCATCCGCGGTCCGTTCGACGCGGGCTCCGAGCCCTCGGTGAACTTCAACAAGTGGAACGACATCGTGAAGGCGCATCCGGACGCGATCGCCTACATCGGGGCGGGCGCCTCGGACGCGGTTTCCCTTGCCCTGATCCAGAAGAACACCGGGCGCCGCTTCCTTGTCGGTTCCTGCGATCCCGACCCGCAGGCGCTGCGCGGGGTCAAGGAGGGCTACGTGGCGGCGCTGGCCTCGCCGGAACACTGGCTGAAGGGTTACGTGGCGGTGCGCATGCTGGCGCAGAGCGCGCGGACCGGCGAACCGCTGCCGCAGGGCTGGTGGAATACCGGCTCGCTGATCATCAACTCGGAGAACATCGACGAGATCATGGCGCGCCAGGCGAACGAGGCCTCGCGCAAGGAGTGGTTCGCCGAGGAGGCCGCCGCGCAGGTCGCCGACCCGCAGGCCCATATGCGGCCGCTGACCGAGGCCAACTGA